In one Granulicella cerasi genomic region, the following are encoded:
- a CDS encoding bifunctional 4-hydroxy-2-oxoglutarate aldolase/2-dehydro-3-deoxy-phosphogluconate aldolase yields the protein MAKTKQEVLARMRATGLVPVLRANSEEQAMKLVAAMMDGGVDVMEVTMTVPGAVKVMARILREFPAMLVGAGTVLDPQAAQACLDEGAEFIVSPALNIATIELCQRASIAVLPGALTPTEIVTAWNAGADVVKVFPASAMGGASYLRSLKAPLPQIELIPTGGVSVPTAQDFLAAGAFALGVGADLVNTKAIDAGQPEIVTEKAKQYLAVVEDFRNTQSA from the coding sequence ATGGCAAAGACGAAACAGGAAGTATTGGCACGCATGAGGGCCACCGGCCTGGTCCCCGTGCTGCGAGCCAACAGCGAAGAGCAAGCCATGAAGCTCGTGGCTGCAATGATGGACGGCGGCGTCGATGTGATGGAAGTCACCATGACCGTACCCGGCGCGGTGAAGGTCATGGCCCGCATCCTTCGCGAGTTCCCCGCGATGCTCGTTGGCGCAGGCACGGTGCTCGATCCGCAAGCGGCTCAAGCCTGCCTCGACGAAGGCGCCGAATTCATCGTCAGCCCTGCATTGAACATCGCGACCATCGAGCTTTGCCAGCGCGCATCGATCGCAGTGCTACCCGGCGCGCTGACGCCGACTGAAATTGTTACCGCATGGAACGCAGGCGCCGATGTCGTGAAGGTCTTCCCCGCAAGCGCGATGGGGGGAGCGTCGTATCTGCGCAGCCTCAAAGCGCCGTTACCGCAGATCGAGCTGATCCCGACCGGCGGTGTCTCTGTGCCGACCGCGCAGGACTTCCTTGCTGCAGGAGCATTCGCACTCGGCGTCGGCGCAGACCTCGTCAACACCAAGGCCATCGACGCCGGCCAGCCTGAGATCGTTACCGAAAAGGCGAAGCAGTACCTCGCGGTCGTCGAAGATTTTCGCAACACGCAGAGCGCTTAG
- a CDS encoding SDR family NAD(P)-dependent oxidoreductase, with amino-acid sequence MKNYFDLTGKCAVVMGGTTGIGRELALGLAESGADVIATSRSADGVKAMQQEIEALGRRSLDATVDVTSRESVQEFHDKVLAALGKVDILVNCAGITKRVPTLDCTEELWNQIFDVNVVGTLRACQVFGKSMLERGAGRIINIASLSTFAAFLEVAPYCASKAAIGSLTQSLAVEWGPRGVLVNAIAPGVFPTALNSAIIASPRGQELKMRTPLSRFGKAEELVTTALYLASDATSFTNGQIIPVDGGFLASAVNQ; translated from the coding sequence ATGAAGAACTACTTTGACCTCACGGGCAAGTGCGCCGTTGTGATGGGTGGAACCACAGGCATCGGACGCGAGCTCGCACTCGGCCTCGCAGAGTCCGGCGCGGATGTCATCGCCACCTCGCGCTCGGCGGACGGGGTAAAGGCCATGCAGCAGGAAATCGAAGCGCTCGGTCGCCGCAGCCTTGACGCCACCGTCGATGTCACGTCGCGGGAGTCCGTGCAGGAGTTCCACGACAAGGTACTCGCCGCCCTCGGCAAGGTCGACATCCTGGTCAACTGCGCGGGAATCACCAAGCGCGTACCGACGCTCGACTGCACCGAAGAGCTGTGGAACCAGATCTTCGACGTCAACGTGGTCGGGACGCTGCGCGCCTGCCAGGTTTTCGGCAAATCGATGCTTGAACGCGGCGCGGGACGGATCATCAACATCGCTTCACTGTCGACCTTCGCGGCCTTCCTCGAAGTCGCACCCTACTGCGCCAGCAAGGCTGCGATCGGCTCGCTGACGCAGTCGCTGGCGGTCGAATGGGGCCCTCGTGGCGTGCTCGTCAACGCCATCGCCCCTGGCGTCTTCCCCACGGCGCTCAATAGTGCCATCATCGCCAGCCCTCGTGGGCAGGAGCTGAAAATGCGCACACCGCTCAGCCGCTTCGGCAAGGCGGAGGAGCTGGTCACCACCGCGCTCTATCTTGCCAGCGATGCGACGTCGTTTACCAACGGCCAGATCATCCCCGTCGACGGCGGTTTCCTCGCGAGTGCCGTCAATCAATAG
- a CDS encoding tyrosine-type recombinase/integrase, producing the protein MPTHTQYQDGSIYLAKRAKGPDVWLLRYRTAPDETGKRKHLGKIIGTLREYPTKNDAKRAAANLRAEINAAEDKAGKLTVRDAWGHFQAHELRNPAAARSPSTIKNYLEYFRVWLLPHWGLTPLDEVKAVRVEAWLHSLTSLAPGTKAKLRNHLSALFSHCIRHELYDKTNPIASVRQSAKRVKEPTVFTVEEIAAIIMRVENEPARVMLILAASTGLRKSEFRGLRWCDVDTTGLWFHLRQGLVGKEQTNLKTEASRRGLPMHPELAVTLADWRESTPYNRDDDWVFASPYSDGKQPYWPDQILVNHIRPAAAKAGIQKTVNWHAFRHSLGTALKANGEDVKTIQELLRHANSRITLDVYTQGNVDAKRSALSTMSGLFVVKKDAA; encoded by the coding sequence ATGCCTACTCACACGCAATATCAAGATGGTTCGATCTACCTCGCCAAACGCGCGAAGGGACCAGATGTTTGGCTTCTTCGCTACCGCACCGCGCCCGACGAGACCGGCAAGCGAAAGCACCTCGGCAAAATCATCGGCACGCTCCGCGAGTACCCGACGAAGAATGACGCAAAGCGAGCCGCTGCAAACCTGCGTGCCGAAATCAACGCCGCTGAGGACAAGGCGGGAAAACTCACCGTGCGCGACGCGTGGGGTCACTTTCAGGCTCACGAGCTTCGTAATCCCGCAGCAGCTCGGTCACCCTCAACCATCAAAAACTATCTGGAGTATTTCCGCGTTTGGCTGCTGCCTCACTGGGGCTTGACGCCGTTGGATGAGGTGAAAGCTGTGCGCGTGGAGGCTTGGCTTCACTCACTGACCAGCCTCGCTCCGGGCACGAAGGCGAAGCTAAGGAACCACCTCTCCGCGCTGTTTTCGCACTGCATCCGACACGAGCTTTACGATAAGACGAACCCCATCGCGTCTGTGCGTCAGAGCGCAAAACGTGTGAAGGAACCTACTGTATTCACCGTGGAAGAGATCGCTGCGATTATCATGCGCGTCGAAAACGAACCAGCACGCGTCATGCTTATTCTTGCCGCCTCGACCGGACTACGAAAGTCGGAGTTCCGCGGACTGCGTTGGTGTGACGTTGACACGACCGGCTTGTGGTTCCATCTCCGACAAGGTCTGGTCGGAAAAGAGCAGACGAACCTCAAGACAGAGGCTTCGAGGCGTGGACTGCCGATGCACCCAGAACTCGCCGTAACCCTTGCCGATTGGCGTGAGTCCACTCCATACAACCGTGACGACGACTGGGTCTTCGCCAGCCCATACAGCGACGGCAAGCAGCCCTACTGGCCTGACCAAATCCTCGTCAACCACATCCGACCGGCAGCAGCGAAGGCAGGAATCCAGAAAACAGTGAACTGGCACGCCTTCAGGCACTCACTCGGAACCGCGTTGAAGGCGAACGGCGAGGACGTAAAAACGATTCAAGAGCTTCTGCGCCACGCGAATAGCCGCATCACGCTCGATGTGTATACGCAGGGAAACGTCGATGCCAAGCGTTCAGCTCTATCGACCATGTCAGGCCTCTTTGTCGTCAAAAAAGATGCCGCGTGA
- a CDS encoding helix-turn-helix domain-containing protein, which yields MIDASINRLWKPSDAAAYLGIHEKTAIAMARRRELPAIRIGRLWRFREADLVQWAALKVCSVSQPVE from the coding sequence ATGATTGATGCATCGATAAACCGCCTCTGGAAACCCTCTGATGCGGCTGCCTACCTTGGAATCCACGAGAAGACCGCCATCGCCATGGCACGCCGCAGGGAACTTCCCGCAATAAGAATTGGAAGGCTCTGGCGGTTCCGCGAGGCTGACCTTGTCCAATGGGCCGCGTTAAAGGTATGCTCGGTCAGTCAGCCCGTCGAGTAG